In the Candidatus Neomarinimicrobiota bacterium genome, AGGGAACCCAATTGACTCAATGTAAAATGTATACAGAAAAATAAAACTGAGCTGGTTTACCATGAAAGGTATTGGATCAGGGCTCAGGCCAGAGCAAGTATCTTCGAGTTTATCGAGGTATTTTATAATAGAGTGAGAAAACATTCGTATCTTGGATTTCTATCACCAGAACAATTTGAACTTAAATCAAGAAATGATGCAGCATGACTTCTCGGTCTGTCCACTTTTTTGTTGCAACTCCATGTCTTCCTGAAGCAGTGACCTCACTGTATCGGTGTGATAGCGCCTATTTTGCCGATAAGACCATGTCGGTCACAGAAACACAGAAAGACTTTTACTTGATTAAAGTAAAACTTCGAAACATGAAACATCTCATATCATCCTGCGAATGGGAAGACATCCCTGGTCATCCGAGTATTGCATATTCAGAGCAGATGTATCAGGCAAAAAGCTGGGATCATCACCGTAAGCTGGTCTTTATCCGTCGCCTGTTACGTGTCCATACGGATGGTCTGCTATTTTCCATACCAGAATATGATTACACCTGTTATGCAAGCAATCTGGAAGAAGCCCCACTTGAGTTTTGCACTGACAAGATCCAACAATGTTCTCACAATATGTGTTGATACCCCACAAAGAAGACTATTCTGGTATTGTGTTGGCGTTAATCTCGGCCGGTGTTGTACTTCAATCTTTCCACAACGATGTTGCGATCTTCTCTCCCATCAAATACTTCCTGAGAAACGATATCTTTTCGCCCGAGGTAGCCTGCCTTTGAAAGTGTGGTTATCTGATCTTCATCCTCATCATTGGGGCAAAATGCACAGGATCCGTCTTCACCATCCAAGTGGTTGGTAGCAGAACAGGAGGCGTGGACTTTATTTTCTCCTGTCAAAAGTAATGCAATGCTCATAATAAGTATAGCTCCACCAACGATACCCACGGTTAAAATAATCAGCATTGTCACCCTTTCACCTCATAGCCTTCATTACCCAAGTATACCCGGATGCGTTCACGATGTTCTCCCTGGATCTCGATTTTATCATTTTTTGTCGTCCCGCCGGCACTTACCAGGGTTTTCAAGGCTTTTGCCAGGATCTTCAAGTCAGGAACACCTTCCATATCATAGAGAATGGTAGTAGGCTTCCCTTTACGCTTCTCCATACGCATACGGATCAGCTTTTTACCGCTTCCCGTTTTTTTGGCGACCACATCTGAATCCTCATTAAAGGTCCATCCAGCACCGCTGCTCACTCTTTTTGATCGTTTGGCACTCATGGAATCAATTTATTGAAGGTGAAGACAAATGAAAGGAAAGTGTAGAGCTGCTCAAGCTAAAATAACGAATTCTGACCGGGAGCGAAGGGCTGGGTCTCAGGCAAGATTATGAAATTAATAAACCAGGCCGGGATTCGAATCCCGGCCTGGTAATATTACCCTAACTATTTTTTACAGCTGCTTCCAACTCCTCAAGGATCTTCGGGTTAAGGATGCTGGCCAGAGTCGGAGAACCAATCTCCTGCAATTTGTAGGTTACTCTGACAGAGGGTTTGTCAATATTGATCACCCGACGCAGATCAATTGGTGTCCCAATGACAACTGCTTCACATTCAACTTTATTGATGGTGGTTTCAAGATCTTTCATCTGTTCATCACCATAGCCCATGGCCGGCAGGATCTGACCAATATCAGGATATTTATCAAA is a window encoding:
- a CDS encoding translation initiation factor, translated to MSAKRSKRVSSGAGWTFNEDSDVVAKKTGSGKKLIRMRMEKRKGKPTTILYDMEGVPDLKILAKALKTLVSAGGTTKNDKIEIQGEHRERIRVYLGNEGYEVKG